A part of Parvimonas micra genomic DNA contains:
- the hrcA gene encoding heat-inducible transcriptional repressor HrcA, translating into MLDDRKLKILYAIIDSYISTSEPIGSRTISKQYDMGVSSATVRNEMSDLEELGFLNKAYSSSGRIPSDKAYRHYVNYLLSSHFDEISKNIYGIDILSKHINEKNKIFKESAKIISDVTECITATMITDYMDCSVKSIDVINISGNSYVLVLVFDTGKVINTVFDSKTKFSTEVLQELLFYLKKYLINVKVSDLNERLEYLKLTFVSKIPFITEISDLIGKEISKTEKSSIELEGISNIFNFPEYQDLKKAKELIHFLEDKNELEDLFLSYSGDKIYVSIGSENNKDFLNENTIVATSYDFGDGSKGKIAVIGPTRMDYEKILSTMLSLDDRIRDILK; encoded by the coding sequence ATGCTTGATGATAGAAAATTGAAGATTTTATATGCCATAATAGATAGTTATATCAGTACGTCTGAGCCTATAGGTTCTCGAACAATTTCAAAACAATATGATATGGGAGTCAGTTCGGCAACGGTTAGGAATGAGATGAGTGACTTAGAAGAACTTGGATTTTTAAATAAGGCTTATTCTTCTTCCGGTAGGATTCCATCAGATAAGGCCTATAGACATTATGTTAATTATCTATTGTCTTCGCATTTTGATGAGATTTCTAAAAATATATATGGAATTGACATTTTATCAAAACATATCAATGAAAAAAACAAGATATTTAAAGAGTCTGCAAAAATAATTTCGGATGTGACAGAGTGTATAACAGCAACAATGATTACGGATTATATGGATTGTTCTGTTAAAAGTATCGATGTTATCAATATAAGTGGAAATTCTTATGTTTTGGTATTAGTTTTTGATACTGGAAAAGTAATTAATACCGTATTCGATTCAAAAACGAAGTTTAGTACTGAAGTTTTACAAGAATTGCTATTCTATTTAAAAAAATATTTGATAAATGTTAAAGTATCTGATTTGAATGAAAGATTAGAGTATTTGAAACTTACTTTTGTTTCGAAAATTCCTTTTATAACGGAGATTTCCGATTTAATAGGTAAAGAAATTTCAAAGACTGAAAAATCCAGTATTGAACTTGAAGGAATTTCTAATATATTTAATTTTCCTGAGTATCAAGATTTGAAAAAAGCTAAAGAACTTATTCATTTCTTAGAAGATAAAAATGAACTTGAAGATTTATTTTTAAGTTATAGTGGAGATAAAATATATGTAAGTATAGGAAGTGAAAATAATAAAGATTTTTTAAATGAAAATACTATTGTTGCGACATCCTATGATTTTGGAGACGGTAGCAAAGGTAAAATAGCAGTTATCGGACCAACCAGGATGGATTATGAAAAGATATTGTCAACTATGTTAAGTTTAGATGATAGAATTAGAGATATTTTAAAATGA
- the grpE gene encoding nucleotide exchange factor GrpE: protein MRKNKKEVKDEIKEDAIEEVEEKDLEQNSSDEVEKKLNSEIEELKNQLLRLQADFVNYKNRTEREKSNSIILANEDLILKLLPILDNFNRAFAHADLNDKIIKGFVMIKEQFESVLKSEMVEEIESDGAVFDPNLHNAVMTESKEGVKSGIVLETFEKGYKIKDKVIRPSMVKVSE from the coding sequence TTGAGAAAAAATAAAAAAGAAGTAAAAGATGAAATTAAAGAGGATGCTATTGAAGAAGTAGAGGAAAAAGATTTAGAACAAAATTCTTCTGACGAGGTTGAAAAGAAATTAAATTCAGAAATTGAAGAATTAAAAAATCAACTTTTAAGACTTCAAGCTGATTTTGTAAATTACAAGAACAGAACAGAAAGAGAAAAATCGAATTCTATTATTCTTGCTAATGAAGACTTAATTTTAAAATTGTTACCTATTTTGGATAATTTTAACAGAGCTTTTGCTCACGCCGATTTAAATGATAAGATTATTAAAGGTTTTGTTATGATTAAAGAACAATTTGAATCAGTTTTAAAGTCTGAAATGGTTGAAGAAATAGAAAGTGATGGAGCCGTTTTTGATCCGAATTTGCATAATGCAGTTATGACTGAAAGCAAAGAAGGAGTAAAAAGTGGTATAGTATTAGAAACTTTTGAAAAAGGATATAAAATTAAAGATAAAGTAATTAGACCAAGTATGGTTAAAGTTAGTGAATAA
- a CDS encoding flavodoxin: MKVAVVYWSGTGNTEKMADCIAEGIENAGSEVEVIFCDDFGADMLNDYDLVAFGCPAMGDEVLEESSFEPMFEEVEEELNGRKIALFGSYEWNEGQKWMKDWKVRCEGVGAKIVAEPLCVYDCPTPEDEDDCVAFGEKIAKA; encoded by the coding sequence ATGAAAGTAGCAGTTGTATATTGGTCAGGTACAGGTAATACTGAAAAAATGGCTGATTGTATCGCCGAAGGAATTGAAAATGCAGGTTCTGAAGTTGAAGTAATCTTCTGTGACGATTTTGGAGCAGATATGTTGAACGATTACGACTTAGTTGCATTCGGTTGTCCGGCAATGGGAGATGAAGTTCTTGAAGAATCAAGCTTTGAACCAATGTTTGAAGAAGTTGAAGAAGAATTAAATGGTAGAAAAATTGCTTTATTCGGATCTTATGAATGGAATGAAGGACAAAAATGGATGAAAGACTGGAAAGTTAGATGTGAAGGAGTTGGAGCTAAAATCGTTGCTGAACCGCTTTGCGTATATGATTGTCCAACACCAGAAGACGAAGATGATTGTGTAGCGTTTGGAGAAAA